A genome region from Tolypothrix sp. PCC 7712 includes the following:
- a CDS encoding roadblock/LC7 domain-containing protein — translation MFLIADTTANLPIDSQNNSLAINQPALAIITEEESMINISMLQEVLQNFVSGTSNIQGAALVSPDGLALASVLPAEMDEDRTAAMSAAMLSLGERIGSELVRGTIDRIVVEGEKGFGIVVSCGPDAVLLVLANAAVKQGLLFLEIKRAVAQIAPLIS, via the coding sequence ATGTTTTTGATTGCAGATACAACTGCCAACTTGCCAATAGATTCACAAAACAATTCATTGGCAATTAATCAACCAGCTTTAGCAATAATTACTGAGGAAGAAAGCATGATTAATATTTCAATGTTACAAGAAGTTCTCCAAAACTTTGTCAGTGGAACATCTAACATTCAAGGTGCAGCTTTAGTTAGCCCTGATGGTTTAGCTTTAGCTTCTGTACTACCAGCAGAAATGGATGAAGACCGTACTGCTGCTATGTCAGCAGCAATGCTTTCTTTAGGTGAACGTATTGGTAGCGAATTAGTGCGCGGCACTATTGACCGGATTGTTGTGGAAGGGGAAAAAGGCTTTGGTATTGTAGTTAGCTGTGGCCCTGATGCAGTTTTATTGGTATTAGCCAATGCTGCCGTCAAACAAGGCTTGTTATTTCTAGAAATCAAACGTGCTGTTGCTCAAATTGCACCTTTAATTAGTTAA
- a CDS encoding CAP domain-containing protein, which produces MTTLFPGQSLYPGQSLQSNNQMHRFIMQSDGNVVLYNGNSQPLWATNTWGIQPRELIMQTDGNLVLYDSSGSPKWASDTWNNPGAFFKIQDDGNLVVYRADSQTETVDNALWASGSNDIWDSSRQGTQNAQIQEILAAHNRYRAEVGVPPLQWSENLAVSAQQWANHLADTGTLQHSRSGENLAQGSTGFFSVTQLVDMWGDEKQYFSNAAFPNVSNTGNWMDVAHYTQVMWRNTTEVGCGLASGNGNDVLVCHYNPVGNITDQGVF; this is translated from the coding sequence ATGACAACTCTTTTTCCTGGACAAAGTCTATACCCAGGACAAAGTCTGCAATCAAATAATCAGATGCACAGGTTTATTATGCAATCTGATGGCAATGTTGTGCTTTATAATGGCAATTCTCAACCTCTTTGGGCAACGAATACTTGGGGAATTCAACCGCGTGAGTTGATCATGCAAACTGATGGAAACTTGGTTCTTTATGATAGTTCAGGTTCTCCAAAATGGGCTAGTGATACATGGAACAACCCTGGAGCATTTTTCAAGATTCAAGATGACGGTAATCTAGTAGTTTATCGAGCGGATTCTCAAACTGAAACTGTGGATAATGCTTTATGGGCATCAGGTAGTAACGATATATGGGATTCAAGCAGACAAGGCACACAGAACGCTCAAATTCAAGAAATTTTGGCAGCTCATAATAGGTACAGAGCTGAAGTAGGGGTTCCTCCACTGCAATGGTCAGAAAATTTAGCAGTAAGTGCTCAACAGTGGGCAAATCATTTGGCGGACACAGGAACATTGCAACATAGTCGTTCTGGAGAAAACCTAGCGCAAGGGAGTACTGGCTTCTTTTCTGTCACGCAGCTAGTAGATATGTGGGGTGATGAAAAGCAGTATTTCAGTAACGCTGCTTTCCCCAATGTATCTAATACCGGCAATTGGATGGATGTGGCTCATTACACTCAAGTTATGTGGAGAAATACAACCGAAGTTGGGTGTGGTTTAGCAAGTGGCAATGGTAACGATGTCTTAGTCTGTCACTACAACCCAGTCGGAAATATCACGGATCAAGGCGTTTTTTAG
- a CDS encoding CHAT domain-containing protein, producing MNLPDCILSGLNPKLVGELLEDHSVTFKNTGFLSSIILDGKTGILLQLPNQATKFKWIEDPNQLGTNKIVSSETLEKKIAEFRKGLVSKAEINYDTTIAAQLYDWIIRPFAEDIKSQKVKTLVFIQDGFLRSVPMAALYDSQQQKYLIETYAVATTPSLRVTQPTIRDRSKQQALILGLTQAATIDGKTFERLLAVPSEVSAVASIFPDRTPLIDDNFIPESFQQQLEKTPYSLIHIASHAQFGIIPEDTFIVTGKNQKLTISQLETSLRNLNSKSDSVDLLTLSACETALGDDRATLGLAGVALQVGVKSAIASLWSVTDESTSEMVKTLYT from the coding sequence ATGAACTTGCCAGATTGCATTTTAAGTGGGTTGAACCCCAAATTAGTAGGCGAACTCCTCGAGGATCATAGTGTCACGTTTAAGAATACTGGATTTTTAAGTTCCATAATTTTAGATGGCAAAACTGGGATATTGTTACAGTTACCCAATCAAGCAACCAAATTTAAATGGATTGAAGACCCCAATCAACTAGGTACAAACAAAATAGTTAGTAGTGAAACTCTAGAGAAAAAAATTGCCGAGTTTCGCAAAGGGCTAGTTAGCAAAGCAGAGATTAACTACGATACCACAATTGCCGCACAGCTTTATGATTGGATAATTCGCCCTTTTGCTGAAGATATCAAATCACAGAAAGTCAAAACCCTAGTATTTATTCAAGATGGCTTCTTGCGTAGCGTACCAATGGCAGCACTTTATGACAGCCAACAACAGAAATATTTAATCGAAACCTACGCCGTTGCTACAACACCCAGTTTACGAGTTACTCAGCCAACAATACGCGATCGCAGTAAACAACAAGCGTTAATTTTGGGTTTAACTCAAGCAGCCACAATCGACGGTAAGACTTTTGAACGGCTTTTGGCTGTTCCCAGTGAAGTCAGCGCTGTTGCAAGTATCTTCCCCGATCGTACCCCCCTGATTGACGATAACTTTATCCCCGAAAGTTTTCAGCAGCAGTTGGAAAAAACCCCATATTCTCTTATTCACATAGCTAGTCATGCTCAATTTGGCATCATTCCAGAAGACACCTTTATTGTCACAGGGAAAAACCAAAAACTTACTATTAGTCAATTAGAAACATCTCTGCGAAACCTCAACAGCAAATCAGATAGCGTTGATCTACTAACACTCAGCGCCTGTGAAACCGCATTGGGCGACGACCGTGCCACACTAGGATTAGCTGGAGTTGCATTGCAGGTTGGGGTGAAAAGTGCGATCGCATCTTTGTGGAGTGTCACCGATGAATCGACATCCGAAATGGTCAAAACACTTTACACATAA
- a CDS encoding GTP-binding protein, with product MEILRIAIAGSVGAGKTSLIRTISEIEAVDTDKNSTDELALLKTKTTVALDFGLLTLVPNQVIHLYGTPGQPRFDFMWDILIRQVQACILLVDAHRPEHFHYGTQILDFVNQRVQIPILIGLTHTDCPRTVEPEKIAIALGLQNLNHQPPLTVVNPTQKASIIEALNLIIPQII from the coding sequence ATGGAAATCCTACGCATTGCGATCGCAGGGAGCGTAGGTGCAGGGAAAACGAGCTTGATTCGCACTATTAGTGAAATTGAGGCCGTTGATACCGATAAAAACAGCACAGATGAATTAGCGCTACTGAAGACTAAAACTACGGTAGCGTTGGATTTTGGGCTGCTCACACTAGTACCAAATCAAGTAATTCACCTTTATGGCACACCAGGACAACCCAGATTTGATTTTATGTGGGACATCCTGATTCGTCAGGTTCAAGCTTGCATCCTGCTTGTGGATGCTCATCGCCCAGAACATTTCCATTATGGGACTCAGATTCTCGATTTCGTTAACCAAAGGGTGCAGATTCCAATACTGATAGGGTTAACTCATACTGATTGTCCCCGAACTGTGGAACCGGAAAAAATAGCGATCGCTTTAGGATTGCAAAATTTAAATCACCAACCACCTTTAACTGTGGTGAATCCTACTCAAAAAGCTTCAATTATAGAGGCTTTAAATCTCATCATCCCCCAAATAATTTAA
- a CDS encoding CHASE2 domain-containing protein, with amino-acid sequence MQRRIWNRIRQELGLWSQAAPPGIMVLVVVILIRIAGGMQSLEWMLLDTMLRLRPVEKIDERVVIVGIDEQDIQWVGQYPVPDEKIAELLTKLETYQPLAIGLDIFKNVPVEPGGEQLKQVLQKTRNIIGIEKILSPGETPPPQSLPPQRIGFVDLVNDEDSKNRRYLLYTSNPQNLTDDKYSLALSLIIKYFKKKGINIDSGINDPNTIMFNRVELPRITKNFGGYVNVDDGGLSILMNFRNNSQPFIVVSLQDVLNNKVDGKLLRDRIVLVGNRNMSAGDLFYTSAVQKLELRGVIYGIDYHAHVISQVLSTVIDGRPMLHSWVDIGEYSWIFIWGFLPMVIGRLTQSVWKNLLSVAVAVLCLFSCGYVMLWVWGIWIPVAPNLLILALNGLGLSAFAFYQHDRFLRSQISERQNTIQHTFTIIHNGPLQTLAYGLKHLRAQDIPYEQLVGQFEKLDKEIREIGEFLKLEALTKEESLRLGGGLILELNRPLHDLLYEVYSSTLERQDFENFKTIKVKIRNFEPIDDKYLTREDKRRICLFLEEALCNVGKHAQGVKRVQASGIYSANKYKLSVKDNGSGIQSKLESKGTRNSKILAKQLGGEFRRESLSPRGTICELSWTPMKRF; translated from the coding sequence ATGCAAAGGAGAATCTGGAATCGCATTCGCCAAGAATTGGGATTGTGGTCGCAGGCTGCACCTCCTGGGATAATGGTGCTGGTTGTAGTGATATTGATCCGGATCGCTGGAGGAATGCAATCTTTAGAATGGATGCTCCTTGATACTATGTTACGTCTGCGTCCGGTAGAAAAAATCGATGAACGTGTCGTAATTGTAGGTATTGATGAACAGGATATTCAATGGGTTGGACAATATCCGGTTCCAGATGAAAAAATTGCCGAGTTACTTACTAAACTGGAAACTTATCAACCATTAGCAATTGGATTAGATATCTTTAAAAATGTTCCTGTGGAACCTGGTGGTGAACAACTCAAACAGGTATTACAGAAAACTCGCAATATTATTGGGATTGAAAAAATATTATCACCAGGAGAAACTCCCCCACCCCAAAGTTTGCCTCCCCAAAGAATTGGATTTGTTGATTTAGTGAATGATGAAGATAGCAAAAATCGACGCTATTTATTGTATACATCGAATCCTCAAAATTTAACAGATGACAAATATTCTCTGGCGCTAAGTTTAATTATTAAGTACTTTAAAAAAAAGGGAATTAATATAGACTCTGGTATCAATGACCCGAATACAATCATGTTTAATCGGGTCGAATTACCCCGCATTACTAAGAATTTTGGTGGATACGTCAATGTTGATGATGGCGGATTGTCAATTTTAATGAACTTCCGCAATAATTCTCAACCTTTTATTGTTGTGTCGCTACAAGATGTTCTCAATAATAAAGTTGATGGGAAATTGTTGCGCGATCGCATTGTGTTGGTTGGCAATCGCAATATGAGCGCAGGTGATTTGTTTTATACCTCTGCTGTGCAAAAATTAGAATTAAGAGGTGTAATTTACGGCATTGACTATCACGCTCATGTCATCAGTCAAGTCCTGAGTACTGTAATTGATGGTCGTCCTATGTTGCACAGTTGGGTTGATATAGGAGAGTACTCATGGATATTCATTTGGGGTTTTCTGCCGATGGTGATTGGCAGGTTGACTCAATCTGTGTGGAAAAATCTACTGAGTGTTGCTGTAGCTGTACTTTGTCTGTTTAGCTGTGGATATGTGATGCTATGGGTGTGGGGTATTTGGATTCCTGTAGCACCTAATTTACTAATATTAGCGTTGAATGGGCTTGGTTTGAGTGCTTTTGCGTTTTACCAGCATGATCGATTCTTGCGATCGCAAATTAGCGAACGTCAAAATACAATCCAACATACTTTCACCATAATTCATAATGGCCCTTTGCAAACTCTTGCCTATGGATTAAAACATCTACGCGCTCAAGATATTCCCTACGAACAATTAGTTGGACAATTTGAAAAGCTTGATAAAGAAATTCGAGAAATTGGTGAATTTCTGAAACTCGAAGCATTAACAAAAGAAGAGAGTTTACGGTTGGGTGGTGGATTAATACTTGAATTAAATAGACCACTCCACGATTTATTATATGAAGTTTATTCTAGTACTTTAGAACGTCAAGACTTTGAAAATTTTAAAACCATAAAAGTTAAAATCCGCAATTTTGAACCGATTGATGACAAGTATTTAACTCGAGAAGATAAACGGAGAATATGTCTATTTTTAGAAGAAGCTTTATGTAATGTTGGTAAACATGCTCAAGGAGTAAAACGCGTTCAAGCATCAGGTATATATAGTGCGAATAAATACAAGTTGTCGGTCAAAGATAATGGTTCAGGAATTCAATCAAAGTTAGAAAGTAAAGGTACAAGAAATTCTAAAATACTAGCCAAACAATTAGGAGGCGAGTTTCGGAGGGAATCGCTTTCTCCTCGCGGAACTATCTGCGAACTGAGTTGGACTCCTATGAAAAGATTTTAA
- a CDS encoding protoglobin domain-containing protein yields MTLDPHTFFSILERRVGLIPEDKELLKSQADWGLEIAPKMAEYFYDYLERDPEMSAILHDGSGRIHRLRETFIQWFHEMFTGMDNWGDAYAERRWKIGLIHVRIGIGPQHVVPAMATVIYEVGKRLTNDGKSADLKDALGRMCMIDLAFIEQAYIEVSSSAVLKETGWSEGLFKRLISTGAKAM; encoded by the coding sequence ATGACCTTAGATCCACATACATTTTTCTCCATCTTAGAACGGCGTGTTGGCTTGATCCCTGAGGACAAAGAATTACTCAAATCACAGGCAGATTGGGGTTTAGAAATAGCACCAAAGATGGCTGAATATTTCTATGATTACTTGGAACGCGATCCGGAAATGAGTGCGATTTTACATGATGGCAGTGGTCGCATACATCGCCTCCGGGAAACCTTTATTCAATGGTTTCACGAAATGTTTACAGGTATGGATAACTGGGGGGATGCTTACGCCGAAAGACGGTGGAAGATTGGTCTCATTCACGTCCGTATTGGTATTGGCCCGCAACACGTTGTTCCTGCAATGGCGACTGTCATCTACGAAGTAGGTAAACGTTTAACAAACGATGGTAAAAGCGCAGATCTCAAAGATGCTCTCGGTCGTATGTGTATGATTGACTTAGCTTTTATTGAACAAGCTTATATAGAAGTATCTTCATCTGCGGTTTTGAAGGAAACAGGCTGGTCAGAAGGTTTATTTAAGCGCTTGATTAGTACTGGTGCTAAAGCTATGTAA
- a CDS encoding WD40 repeat domain-containing protein, with the protein MNPTTTKTQEFEEYSSGLLADYVTAIAWSPDGKNLAATSAAGEVIMWNDADLITLQAANGKSADCIAFSPDGNFLAIGGQDGQVKIWQDNELITTLENAPAWVDKLAWNHTSNQLAFSLGRYVQVWDAETNDIVVTLNFDNSSVLGIDWRKDGQYLAISGYQGVKIWQTQDWDDEPYILSMPTVSVAMAWSPDSKFLASGNMDRSVTVLEWGNPDPWVMRGFPGKIRQLAWSEATTQLGAPILASSSVEGIVVWEKLEDDSLGWEARVLTNHVEVICAIAFAPNSFLLASAAADGWLCLWDNAQEVSQILTGVSAGFSCLAWHPQGNYLAAGGEQGELLIWSKVLPD; encoded by the coding sequence ATGAACCCCACAACCACCAAAACCCAGGAATTTGAAGAATACTCTTCGGGACTACTTGCAGATTATGTCACTGCGATCGCTTGGTCGCCTGATGGTAAAAACTTAGCGGCAACTTCTGCGGCTGGGGAGGTGATAATGTGGAATGATGCTGATTTAATTACCTTGCAAGCTGCGAATGGTAAATCAGCAGACTGCATCGCCTTTTCCCCAGATGGCAATTTCTTAGCTATTGGCGGACAGGATGGACAGGTAAAAATTTGGCAAGATAACGAATTAATTACCACCTTAGAAAATGCCCCTGCATGGGTTGATAAACTGGCTTGGAACCACACTAGTAACCAACTAGCGTTTAGTTTGGGGCGTTATGTGCAAGTTTGGGATGCAGAGACTAATGATATTGTCGTTACCCTAAATTTCGATAACTCTTCAGTCTTGGGGATTGACTGGCGCAAGGATGGGCAATACTTAGCCATTAGCGGTTATCAGGGAGTCAAAATTTGGCAAACTCAAGACTGGGATGATGAACCATACATCTTATCCATGCCTACTGTGAGTGTAGCTATGGCATGGTCACCCGATAGCAAATTCCTAGCTTCTGGCAACATGGATCGCAGCGTCACCGTTTTGGAGTGGGGTAACCCTGACCCTTGGGTAATGCGCGGCTTTCCTGGTAAAATTCGCCAATTAGCATGGTCAGAAGCTACCACTCAATTAGGCGCGCCAATTTTAGCCTCCTCCAGCGTCGAAGGTATTGTAGTTTGGGAAAAGTTAGAAGATGATTCCCTTGGTTGGGAAGCACGAGTTTTAACTAATCATGTAGAAGTAATATGTGCGATCGCATTTGCACCAAACAGCTTCCTTTTGGCTTCCGCCGCCGCTGATGGCTGGCTATGTCTATGGGATAACGCCCAAGAAGTTAGTCAAATTCTTACAGGTGTATCAGCAGGATTTTCTTGCCTAGCTTGGCATCCCCAAGGTAATTATCTGGCAGCAGGCGGCGAACAAGGAGAATTGCTGATTTGGTCAAAAGTATTGCCTGATTAA
- a CDS encoding response regulator, with protein sequence MAVVSLEKHQLYGHLPVEKKLNILVVDDHQLILTGTFDVLSRQYPEANILKAQTAKETLTLLQSQHFDIIMMDLSIPNQQGETAEIDTGIKLLQTLLKEHPDRNFMVQTSYVKALIRIKHEIDNHQAGFAIADKGLPEAQMLMRVNLALQGGTHTKDIKTGIELKPEWLEVLRLAFEESLTDKAIAERMYKSERAVRTYWTKIQDVLGVYPEDCKQSGKNMRIQTEVRAREEGLID encoded by the coding sequence ATGGCAGTAGTAAGCTTAGAAAAACATCAACTTTATGGGCATTTACCAGTGGAAAAAAAGCTGAATATTTTGGTTGTCGATGACCATCAATTAATTTTGACTGGTACTTTTGATGTATTAAGTAGACAGTATCCAGAAGCGAATATACTGAAGGCTCAGACAGCCAAAGAGACACTGACTTTACTTCAATCTCAACACTTTGACATCATAATGATGGATTTGTCGATTCCCAATCAGCAAGGGGAAACAGCAGAAATTGATACAGGAATTAAGCTGTTGCAAACATTGCTCAAGGAACATCCCGATCGCAATTTCATGGTGCAAACTAGTTATGTAAAGGCGCTAATCCGGATTAAACACGAGATTGATAATCATCAAGCAGGGTTTGCGATCGCAGATAAAGGATTACCCGAAGCCCAAATGCTGATGCGAGTTAATTTAGCACTTCAAGGTGGCACTCACACCAAAGACATCAAAACAGGTATCGAACTCAAACCCGAATGGTTGGAGGTGTTGCGGTTGGCTTTTGAAGAGAGTTTGACAGATAAAGCGATCGCCGAGCGAATGTATAAATCAGAACGAGCAGTACGCACTTACTGGACGAAAATTCAGGATGTGTTGGGAGTGTACCCCGAAGACTGCAAGCAAAGCGGTAAGAATATGCGAATCCAAACCGAAGTTCGTGCCCGTGAAGAAGGTTTAATTGATTAA
- a CDS encoding ABC transporter ATP-binding protein translates to MTKFRDILHYFRPYWGLSIFSITASSIYEIIDLVVPYAIGQILNILSSQPLDKPLADAIANFSNLINYPVNNNLSLGVLLGIIFVVTVVRAPTQPWLTSWFHWDIALRARREQTQTAIAKILTLPLEFYDENNPGRIAGRVARGLTNHTWTYPEIAGQLIPKLLRVLGIFVFIMLIDWRIATLYLISFVIILWFSLKDLQRIIGYESRLDKYMENTESRTSELITNIKTVKAFATEAEELKRQQQRLTRELKVVDYRIHKGYVNLLTWQKTVIQFCVFTILGLTLAATVGGKISLGHFVMTLTLSSMAYAELEPISNLAEVFARRYSSMIRFHEFLREPVGAEAKSLLAETSERELPYQFTGKIELSHVTFGYSANRLVLQDINLLIEPYQTIALVGRSGSGKSTLVKLLLRYFDPQQGQILIDGQDIRTLDVGNYRRRLAIVHQEVDIFNGTVLDNLTYGRPNATLEEVKEACRIARVDEVVQHLPQGYYTVVGERGVRLSGGQRQRLGIARALLVEPDVLVFDEATSSLDYESERSIQLAMRSIQGTRTTIIIAHRLSTVREADKIVVLDAGRIVEVGSHEELLRQEGIYRRLHSLQETGELLS, encoded by the coding sequence ATGACCAAATTTAGAGATATTCTGCATTACTTTCGTCCCTACTGGGGGCTGAGTATATTCAGTATTACAGCATCCAGCATTTACGAAATTATTGATTTGGTTGTACCTTATGCCATTGGACAAATTTTAAACATCTTATCTAGTCAACCATTAGATAAACCACTGGCAGATGCGATCGCCAATTTTTCCAACCTAATTAATTACCCAGTTAATAACAATCTATCTTTAGGTGTATTGCTGGGGATAATTTTTGTTGTAACTGTTGTGAGAGCGCCTACCCAGCCTTGGTTAACTAGTTGGTTTCATTGGGATATAGCATTAAGAGCGCGTCGAGAACAAACTCAAACAGCAATTGCTAAAATTCTCACTCTCCCACTAGAATTTTATGATGAAAATAACCCTGGACGTATTGCCGGTAGAGTAGCTAGAGGTCTTACGAATCACACTTGGACATATCCCGAAATTGCCGGTCAGTTAATTCCTAAACTGCTGCGAGTGCTGGGAATCTTTGTATTTATCATGTTAATTGATTGGCGGATTGCGACTTTATATCTAATTTCTTTTGTAATTATTCTGTGGTTCAGTTTGAAAGATTTACAAAGAATAATTGGGTATGAAAGCCGCCTAGATAAGTACATGGAAAATACCGAAAGTCGCACTTCTGAACTCATCACCAATATTAAAACGGTGAAAGCATTTGCCACGGAAGCAGAAGAACTCAAGCGACAACAGCAACGCTTAACTAGGGAACTGAAAGTAGTAGATTATCGCATCCACAAAGGTTACGTAAATCTGCTAACTTGGCAAAAAACTGTAATTCAGTTTTGCGTATTTACCATTTTGGGTTTAACTTTAGCAGCCACAGTAGGCGGAAAGATTTCTCTTGGTCATTTTGTGATGACTTTAACTCTTTCCAGCATGGCTTATGCTGAATTAGAACCGATTAGCAACCTCGCAGAAGTGTTTGCGCGGCGCTATTCTTCGATGATCCGGTTTCACGAATTTTTGCGCGAGCCAGTTGGTGCTGAAGCAAAGAGTTTGTTAGCTGAAACTAGCGAAAGAGAATTGCCTTATCAATTTACCGGCAAAATCGAATTATCCCATGTCACTTTTGGCTATAGTGCCAACCGTCTAGTTCTACAAGATATCAACTTATTAATTGAGCCATACCAAACAATAGCCTTAGTTGGTCGTTCTGGTTCTGGTAAATCGACCTTAGTCAAGCTGTTGTTACGCTATTTTGACCCGCAACAAGGCCAAATTCTGATTGATGGTCAAGATATTCGCACATTAGATGTAGGTAATTACAGACGCAGACTAGCGATCGTTCATCAAGAAGTAGATATCTTCAACGGCACTGTGTTAGATAATCTCACCTATGGTAGACCAAATGCCACTTTGGAGGAGGTTAAGGAAGCCTGTAGGATTGCCAGAGTTGATGAAGTCGTACAACACCTACCCCAAGGTTATTACACCGTAGTTGGGGAACGTGGTGTGAGATTATCTGGTGGACAAAGACAGCGCTTAGGAATTGCCAGAGCCTTGCTAGTAGAACCAGACGTGCTGGTTTTTGACGAAGCAACCTCCAGCCTAGATTACGAGTCTGAGCGTTCCATTCAGTTGGCGATGCGATCAATTCAAGGTACTCGCACCACAATTATCATTGCTCACCGCCTAAGTACAGTGCGAGAAGCCGATAAAATTGTCGTTCTCGATGCGGGAAGAATTGTAGAAGTGGGTAGCCACGAAGAACTGTTGCGCCAAGAAGGTATTTATCGCCGCTTGCATTCCTTGCAAGAAACAGGCGAACTCCTGAGTTAG
- a CDS encoding DUF6816 family protein, with product MKAIWSLCLVACFCFSWSGNAVAGELSQRLANFPQWEKLTSVQPAVGDLAYPEWMGGSWQVTSTLVNLVAPLAPDIVTPGFEANRQQLNQPVSFLVRFIRENLPVAHLKILPQIDDSKSTTFIADRAFNSLNLARAYLGDAAVLSVKVDPDSPNRQITLLRGERQLVSIVTARATETTSDGKFITTEVFQQLFKGGSRPYFNSVESTTSYHKLSPSNPAIEADQVTAVYLSPQDPDYFTAGSKPVALYRYRLEFSPI from the coding sequence ATGAAGGCGATTTGGAGTTTGTGCTTGGTTGCTTGTTTCTGCTTTAGCTGGAGTGGAAACGCTGTTGCGGGGGAATTATCTCAAAGACTAGCAAATTTTCCCCAGTGGGAAAAATTAACTTCTGTGCAACCAGCCGTGGGGGATTTAGCTTATCCTGAGTGGATGGGAGGTTCTTGGCAAGTTACAAGTACATTGGTGAATTTAGTAGCACCTTTAGCACCAGATATTGTTACACCCGGATTTGAAGCTAATCGTCAACAACTCAATCAGCCTGTGAGTTTTCTGGTAAGATTTATTAGAGAAAATTTACCTGTTGCTCACTTAAAAATACTTCCGCAGATAGATGATAGTAAATCAACCACTTTTATAGCCGATAGAGCATTTAATAGTTTGAATTTGGCACGAGCTTATTTAGGTGATGCAGCAGTACTCTCAGTAAAAGTAGATCCAGATTCACCGAATCGTCAGATTACTTTATTACGTGGAGAACGGCAACTAGTTTCCATCGTCACAGCAAGGGCGACAGAAACTACATCTGATGGTAAATTCATCACTACAGAAGTTTTTCAACAACTGTTTAAAGGTGGTTCTCGTCCTTATTTCAATTCTGTAGAATCTACAACTTCCTATCACAAACTTTCTCCATCTAATCCAGCAATCGAAGCCGATCAAGTAACTGCTGTTTACCTATCACCTCAAGATCCAGATTACTTTACCGCAGGCTCAAAGCCAGTTGCTCTTTACCGTTATCGCCTAGAGTTTTCTCCCATTTAA
- a CDS encoding DUF928 domain-containing protein, protein MGKTASTRPIFVWYISTSQNVQFRLFEFDSAKSVKQIGKVQEIPTIVGINQLKLPLNYPELIVGKSYLWQIAITCNNNTIINHAEFTVINSQSLPKNTFTTIPESVNYV, encoded by the coding sequence ATTGGGAAAACTGCTTCTACACGCCCAATCTTTGTTTGGTATATATCAACTTCTCAAAATGTGCAATTTCGACTGTTTGAATTTGATTCAGCAAAAAGTGTCAAACAAATTGGTAAAGTTCAAGAAATACCTACAATAGTGGGAATTAATCAGCTAAAACTTCCCCTCAATTACCCTGAACTCATAGTAGGTAAAAGCTATTTATGGCAAATTGCCATTACCTGCAATAACAACACAATTATTAACCATGCAGAATTTACTGTCATTAACTCTCAATCACTTCCTAAAAACACATTTACTACCATTCCAGAGAGTGTAAATTATGTGTAA
- a CDS encoding S-layer family protein: protein MQSGKFIVAIPNENSDISANAFTGKGGNIQINAQDIFGIESRAKPTDLSDITATSEQGISGVINLNQPDNSSIQNSFSQLSPNVIDTNTLIANSCIARGSKRQENSFTITGSGALRNSPGDALISTYSTGDVRGVESTSRPWKKGDPIIEPQGLYRLPDGQLLLSRACS, encoded by the coding sequence ATGCAATCTGGCAAGTTCATCGTAGCAATTCCCAACGAAAATAGTGACATTAGCGCCAATGCCTTCACTGGAAAAGGTGGAAACATCCAAATCAACGCCCAAGACATCTTCGGTATCGAGTCCCGTGCAAAACCAACCGATCTAAGTGATATTACTGCCACTTCCGAACAAGGCATTTCGGGTGTAATCAATCTCAATCAACCCGATAACAGTTCGATTCAAAACAGCTTCAGCCAATTATCACCAAATGTAATTGATACAAATACGCTGATTGCCAATAGCTGCATTGCACGGGGCAGCAAGCGGCAAGAAAACTCTTTTACCATCACAGGTTCTGGTGCTTTACGCAATAGTCCAGGTGATGCTTTAATTTCTACCTATTCAACTGGTGATGTACGTGGTGTTGAATCGACATCTCGTCCTTGGAAAAAAGGCGACCCCATCATTGAACCACAAGGATTATATCGATTACCTGATGGACAATTACTGTTAAGTCGGGCTTGTAGTTAA